In the genome of Monodelphis domestica isolate mMonDom1 chromosome 2, mMonDom1.pri, whole genome shotgun sequence, one region contains:
- the GPR55 gene encoding G-protein coupled receptor 55: protein MVGLTGSMRLQFGHTNLETFAKADLDFAMKNMRPGNQSQSCSFTRVDSLMRTVQLGVHIPTFLLGLGLNVLAIHSFASFLRKRQEEYRATSIYMINLAAFDLLLVLSLPFKMALSQGPAHPASFCTMVECLYFVSMYGSVFTITFISLDRYLSIRYPMEVKHLRSPRNISIVCCTIWALVWAASIPIYSFHGEAGNSTCFHNMSSGAWSVSAIVPLQLFGFLLPMATVCFCSFSSIYILLGKAEQRKTLARKRADVIRSIAASLAVFVASFLPVHLCIFLQFLVRNDFIQDCPTKQGISFSLQLALCLSNVNCCLDVFCYYFVNREFRAGILTHHRPSRAQLFRQESMAASTEDTEGKL, encoded by the exons ATGgtggggctcacaggcagcatgaggttgcagtttgggcacacaaacTTGGAAACCTTCGCCAAGGCTGACCTAGACTTTGCCAT GAAGAACATGAGGCCTGGGAACCAAAGCCAGAGCTGTTCCTTCACAAGAGTCGACAGCCTGATGAGGACGGTGCAGCTGGGCGTCCACATCCCCACGTTCCTCCTGGGCCTCGGCCTCAACGTGCTGGCCATCCACAGCTTTGCCTCCTTCCTGAGGAAGCGGCAGGAGGAGTACAGGGCCACCTCCATCTACATGATCAATCTGGCGGCCTTCGATCTGCTGctcgtgctctctctcccattcaaGATGGCGCTGTCCCAGGGCCCTGCCCACCCGGCGTCCTTCTGCACCATGGTGGAGTGCCTCTACTTCGTCAGCATGTACGGGAGCGTCTTCACCATCACTTTCATCAGCCTCGACCGCTACCTGTCCATCAGGTACCCGATGGAGGTCAAACACCTCCGATCGCCGAGGAACATCTCCATCGTCTGCTGCACCATCTGGGCCCTGGTGTGGGCGGCCAGCATCCCCATCTACTCCTTTCACGGAGAGGCGGGCAACTCCACGTGCTTCCACAACATGTCGAGCGGAGCCTGGAGCGTCTCGGCCATCGTCCCTCTGCAGCTCTTCGGATTTCTCCTTCCCATGGCCACCGTCTGCTTCTGCTCCTTCAGCAGCATCTACATTCTGCTGGGCAAGGCAGAGCAGAGGAAGACTCTGGCCAGGAAGAGGGCGGACGTCATCCGCTCCATTGCCGCCAGCCTGGCCGTCTTTGTGGCCTCCTTCCTGCCCGTCCACCTCTGCATCTTCCTGCAGTTCCTGGTGAGGAATGACTTCATCCAAGACTGCCCTACCAAGCAGGGCATCAGCTTCTCCCTGCAGCTGGCCCTCTGCCTCTCCAACGTCAACTGTTGCTTGGATGTCTTCTGCTACTACTTTGTTAACAGAGAGTTCAGGGCAGGGATTTTGACTCACCACCGGCCTTCCAGGGCTCAGCTTTTCCGACAAGAGAGCATGGCCGCGAGCACTGAGGATACAGAGGGAAAGCTCTAA